The Siniperca chuatsi isolate FFG_IHB_CAS linkage group LG12, ASM2008510v1, whole genome shotgun sequence genome has a segment encoding these proteins:
- the LOC122886008 gene encoding leucine-rich repeat-containing protein 3-like, producing the protein MPRKSPIFDGFALLWGLLFGLFIAGAPVMACPTSCHCIEKSGMTVVQCMSRNLEKIPSDLPRDTVVLLLASNHIKHIPNHAFKELHYLQELDLSNNDIETVDVGAFQGVSDSLLVLDLANNRIQSVPKEAFARLRAKISLSNNPWHCECTLQEVLRELRLDPETVNEVICHTAVQEEYAGKPVIQVLDSGINFCNFHHKTTDVAMFVTMFGWFTMVIAYVIYYVRHNQEDARRHLEYLKSLPSSSQISKDFDTISTVL; encoded by the coding sequence ATGCCCAGGAAATCCCCTATCTTTGATGGCTTTGCCCTCTTATGGGGCTTGCTCTTTGGATTATTCATTGCAGGTGCACCAGTGATGGCTTGTCCCACAAGCTGTCACTGTATAGAGAAGAGTGGCATGACCGTGGTCCAATGTATGTCTCGCAACTTGGAGAAGATCCCATCAGATCTTCCAAGAGATACTGTTGTCCTGCTTTTGGCATCCAACCACATCAAGCACATCCCCAACCACGCCTTCAAAGAACTGCACTACCTTCAAGAGCTGGACCTGTCTAACAATGACATTGAAACTGTGGACGTTGGAGCTTTTCAAGGTGTTTCTGACAGCCTCCTTGTCCTGGATCTAGCAAACAATCGCATCCAAAGTGTCCCCAAAGAGGCTTTTGCCCGTCTCCGAGCAAAAATCAGTCTGTCAAACAACCCGTGGCACTGTGAGTGTACGCTGCAGGAGGTCCTGAGGGAGCTGCGGCTGGACCCCGAGACAGTGAACGAGGTGATCTGCCACACAGCGGTGCAGGAGGAATACGCAGGCAAACCGGTAATCCAGGTGCTGGACTCAGGGATCAACTTCTGCAACTTTCACCACAAGACCACCGATGTAGCCATGTTTGTCACCATGTTCGGATGGTTCACCATGGTGATTGCATACGTCATCTACTATGTGAGACACAATCAGGAGGATGCTAGGAGGCATCTGGAGTACCTCAAGTCACTTCCCAGCAGCTCTCAGATCAGCAAGGACTTTGACACCATCAGCACTGTTCTCTAG